The window acattttttttttttttttcggtgGTCCGcaattaaatatagtattaataaaccaataattaattttactcaaaatatatttttgacaggaataaaatataggagtggtaaattttaattagaatcAAATTACGTTGAGTACCCGTGCACTTCATGAAGTGTGTCATGTAAAGTTCTTAGTTAATTCTAGTTATACAAAGTTTCTATACTCcatccatttcttaaaaataaggacatttgaaacgcacgagttttaatgccaaatttggtaaaataagagaaatggagaaaaaattgataaagtaagaattaATGTGAGTGGATTATGGGCTCCATTTTATTAGGGAGGTGTATAAGGGTGTAAAGAATTCCAAACGGTTTTTACGGTTTCGAACCGCAGGTTTTTGCGGTTCCAACTTGATTTCACGGTTTTCGCAGTTcggcacggtttcggttcgaaattttttgaaccgaaccaaaccaaGTTCAAACCACGGGTCAAAAATTGAGGGTTTTTGGTTCGAGATAAATTCTCACGTTTtggttcggaaccgtaaccgaTGATTACGGTTTCGATTTTAACCgttcggtaaaccttgggAGGTCTACTCGCCTCGTTGTAATACTCCTCCATCCCgataattcgtcccaatttttcattttggtccgtccacatgatttgtcccacttcacttttacaatttttggtagtggacccctattccactaattcattcatactcacattttattataaaactaatatataaaggtaggacccgaTAGGGActgatattctattttattccggAAGGAGTTGATATTGtttccatatatttatttagtttatttatgttttagtattatttagttgataagattttatttactttccctagtgattaggatttgatttgcttttgatttACTTCCCTAGTTTAGGAGATCTTTTTGTACCactcatattataaatatgtgtggagtcttttattattatcaagcagaatgaagaattaaattattaatctcgTTCTCTCCATCGGTTCTCCTCTTGGAGAAACCGCCAATCTCTCCAAATCTCTACAAAGTCACGTTGTTTTCCTCTCTTCGTATTTTCTTTCCATAGGAATTAACCTCACGTTAATTCCTATCgaccacattccactaattttttcaacccacttttcattactaTTCTTAGagatccccatccgtgctcttagctaagagcacgaagtgggcccggacccacttttactccctgtccttagctaagagcacgtaaggacaagctcaagggtcccaccattctattattcaatctaaatattccaattattaaaaacatttctacattataaaaatacattaaaaaataaaaattacataattaaaatactaaaaaataaaaattacataattaaaatactaaaaaataaaaatacataattaaaatcctagaaaataaaataatacataattaaaatcctacaaattaaagatgagaatgtagatgatgatagaatagatgagaatgtgatttttttgtgttgagtgagggtatttatagatgaaaatgtgaatattgggaataaaattgaaaaataaattaaaagtggtgagaaaacggatatattttttgggaagtaggaaaatattttttttatttaaaaacattttttttttaattaatttcgcattttaaaaaaaaaaataagccaacggctatgccgttaGCAATAAAGGCATGCCAGTGGGCTGCCCGCCGGCACGACTTGCTCTTAGCTGGGAGCAGCGTCGTGCCGCTGGCACCGACAGACAACTCCCATCAGCGGACGGACGAGGtggtgctcagcggcacggacggacgagcacaacacccatcaccgctgcggatgctcttaaaacccgtgtccggtcaaagtgacccgaattatccgggacggatggagtataaaaaacgactaattaataaaattaaatgaactattatactccctccgtcccacaaaagatgtcacacttacggcacgagattttaggagattttgttttatgtgttaaattgagagagaaaatataatttttatattcatgtgagagagaatttttccaaaaagagaaatgtgacatcttttgtgtgataaactaaaaatgaaagtgtgacattttttgtgggacagaggaagCAACTTGAAAGAATTGATGTACTCCCTTTGTACCAAGATAGtcttttagtattatttttaaattatttcaatatagttgaatcatttttaatttttagtaaaaaaaatattttttatattactttttcattatcacttttactttattattatttttttctttatccaCTGGATATTAAAACGCtcttttcttaatcttcgtgaaatgaaatgttgggtacagtaaataaaacataatttattttacataaacGCGTGACCACATTTAAATCGTAGTCTATTTTAGGGCAAAGTAATTGAAACagtaaataaaacatgatttaATTTACGTAAACGCGTGACCACATTTTAATTGTAGTCTATTTTATTAGAGcaaagtaattgaaatattaaatgctCTTGTTGGGCCCCTTAGAGTATTCCCTCCACATGTCACGTATAAAATACTCACTCACTTTGCAAATAACTCTGTAcaatccaacaaattcaaaaatcaattgaattccATTCCCCAAACCCAAAACGAAGAAAAATATCTGCATCAATTAGTAAGCCATGTCTACTGGAGCTGCCGGCGATGGCTTCTTCCGGAGCCTTCTCGAAGGCTGCATTACCGCCGCGGACACCGGGATCCAGCGGCGCCCCTACCACCGCAACTGTGGCTGCGCTCTCCACAACTCCGCCGGCCACTGCCCCCACCGCTCCAGATACGACAAGGTCTCCTACCCGATCCGCCGCTCCTGGAGTGAAGGATCGTTCTCGCTGATCGGCCAGTCCTCGCTGTCTCCGTCCTCCTCCCCCGCCTCCGCGTCGGCGGAGATTCCGAGGACAGCGTCGCAGTTGGCGCTGTACAGAGCAGCAGAGGATGATGAGGTGTACTGATCAGGATGCATGCCATAGAGCTTGAGCACAAGATGGAGTGAATTGCTGCATATGATCATCTATCTAGAAGGGGCAGAATCGTGAACTAGAGAAGGAGCAACCCTAGGGGTTGGCACAGGCCGCCCTATAAATAGAATGAGACACACGTCCACATTTAGACCACTTGGAGATTAGCTACCTTCAGAGCTTTAGTTAGTTAGCTTTCGCTTGAAGTTTCTGGCCACCTGCATGAAGAAAGTCCATCGTCCGTTTCAACCAATTTGCCACCGTAGTTTCAGAAATTTATTCAGTTTCTGAGAGCCAAATAATCTTTTACTTGCTTTGTTTTATGCTTTCTAAAGTTTTGACACTTGTTTTACCTTGCATTCAACACCGCTCTTAGTTTAACTCTTGTTGGAGACATTTTTGGCTTGAATACCTCGAATGCAATGGATTTCTTTGATTTGTTTGAGTTTTTACTTGTTATTCGTGGGTATATGTGTTTATCAGTTGTCTCTCtgctctctttttctctctacgaGATTGGGTTTAGAAGCAAAGAAAATTAATGCAAGCTAAGAGAATAATGTGATATATGTGAGACAAAATACAAGAAAAGAGTATTAAGACTAGTGTTACATCCTTTGATTATAATGCACAAATATTGTGTAATGTA is drawn from Salvia hispanica cultivar TCC Black 2014 unplaced genomic scaffold, UniMelb_Shisp_WGS_1.0 HiC_scaffold_331, whole genome shotgun sequence and contains these coding sequences:
- the LOC125198953 gene encoding uncharacterized protein LOC125198953; translated protein: MSTGAAGDGFFRSLLEGCITAADTGIQRRPYHRNCGCALHNSAGHCPHRSRYDKVSYPIRRSWSEGSFSLIGQSSLSPSSSPASASAEIPRTASQLALYRAAEDDEVY